In Cryptomeria japonica chromosome 10, Sugi_1.0, whole genome shotgun sequence, a genomic segment contains:
- the LOC131055544 gene encoding UDP-glycosyltransferase 83A1-like — MERGFGGEKLHALVVPFPLQGHINPMLYFAHKYVSHGFLVTFVHSEHNHSRIMEAKEKMKLEDANKDKIRLVSISDALAPEGSRSDVPKLFDSLKDRLASSLHRLIQDINETKGHGITCAVFDLSLYYVRHVAKNLDISYALFSTVSVATCVVCQQSSTLISSGIVSPNGTATVDKMINVLPFMPPLSSTKLVWMYGSEDQIKKNLETILDVANEVREELIAGQFARGGGGVSGLARQAALLVCDIRVLWELGDIEREAVPRTGCGAGGNRQTVSVGRRLVTSRICSTSWRSRFLNCTYIVNEWKIGLELIANGDGLVEKGEILNDVEKLVVGEEGVNIKKRATLLRERARESVKPGHSSSINFNLVVETLLSKRL, encoded by the exons ATGGAGAGGGGATTTGGTGGTGAAAAGCTTCATGCATTGGTTGTGCCATTTCCTCTACAAGGTCACATAAATCCCATGCTCTATTTCGCTCACAAGTACGTCTCCCATGGATTTCTCGTAACATTCGTACATAGCGAGCACAACCACTCGCGCATAATGGAAGCAAAGGAGAAGATGAAATTGGAAGATGCAAATAAAGATAAAATTAGATTGGTGAGTATATCCGATGCCCTTGCCCCGGAGGGATCGCGTTCAGACGTCCCCAAACTATTCGACTCATTGAAAGACAGGCTCGCTTCTTCCCTGCATAGACTCATTCAGGACATCAACGAAACCAAAGGGCATGGGATTACGTGCGCTGTTTTTGATCTCAGTCTGTATTATGTTCGGCATGTCGCCAAGAATTTGGATATTTCATATGCTCTGTTTTCTACTGTCTCTGTTGCCACTTGTGTCGTTTGCCAGCAATCCTCCACCTTGATCTCTTCCGGAATCGTGTCTCCCAATG GAACTGCGACGGTGGATAAGATGATCAACGTTCTACCCTTTATGCCGCCTCtaagttccaccaagttagtgtGGATGTATGGGAGCGAAgatcagatcaagaaaaacctggaGACGATTCTCGATGTAGCGAATGAAGTTCGGGAGGAGCTCATT GCAGGGCAATTTGCGCGCGGAGGAGGTGGAGTGTCTGGGTTGGCTAGACAAGCAGCCCTGCTAGTCTGTGATATACGTGTCCTTTGGGAGCTTGGCGATATTGAACGCGAAGCAGTTCCAAGAACTGGCTGCGGGGCTGGAGGCAACCGGCAGACCGTTTCTGTGGGTCGTAGGCTCGTTACCTCCCGGATTTGCTCAACGAGTTGGAGATCGCGG TTCCTCAACTGTACTTACATTGTCAATGAGTGGAAAATTGGGTTGGAATTGATTGCAAATGGAGATGGATTAGTAGAAAAAGGGGAGATCTTGAATGATGTGGAAAAGCTAGTGGTGGGTGAGGAAGGTGTCAACATAAAGAAAAGAGCGACACTGCTGAGGGAAAGGGCGAGGGAGTCTGTCAAACCAGGCCACTCGTCATCGATTAACTTTAATCTGGTAGTAGAGACCCTGCTAAGCAAGCGATTATAG